A window from Kluyveromyces lactis strain NRRL Y-1140 chromosome E complete sequence encodes these proteins:
- the LSM8 gene encoding U4/U6-U5 snRNP complex subunit LSM8 (similar to uniprot|P47093 Saccharomyces cerevisiae YJR022W LSM8 Component of small nuclear ribonucleoprotein complexes involved in RNA processing and splicing), with translation MSALLKDYLDKKVMLVNVDGDTYYGEMKGFDHAGNMILLKDSKICIIRSSEVVLCGLIDDIPEEKELAKLQKFPACKNKLPFKEEIDIWSERWANR, from the coding sequence ATGAGTGCTCTATTGAAAGATTATTTGGACAAGAAGGTGATGTTGGTCAATGTCGATGGAGACACATACTATGGTGAAATGAAAGGGTTTGATCATGCGGGAAACATGATTCTTTTAAAGGACAGCAAGATATGCATTATACGGAGTAGTGAAGTGGTATTATGTGGGCTGATAGATGATataccagaagaaaaagaactggCAAAACTTCAGAAGTTCCCAGCGTGTAAGAATAAGTTACCGtttaaagaagaaatagaCATTTGGAGTGAGCGATGGGCTAACAGatga
- the TDA10 gene encoding putative ATP-dependent kinase (similar to uniprot|P42938 Saccharomyces cerevisiae YGR205W Protein that binds ATP crystal structure resembles that of E.coli pantothenate kinase): protein MNVAELSVEFVEQKLEQRKVQGDRKGPLFVLVSGPQGSGKSYNSEILFRSLKKKGVRAALTSIDDFYLTHEDQLKLQSAFPENKLLHGRGLPGTHDLKALQETLKELANDEDKVHDGKKIQLPVYDKSRFNGEGDRIGSIDIELPLDCVIIEGWFLGFQAITETELERKNSSPILLNHQLLHLKQVNRSLKEYGQLLWNNESLDTVGIKFATDDTNNVYRWRLQQEHAMLASQGEGMTDAQVKAFVDRYMPCYELYYKNFIDPNTAFGKTNLTIAIDADRNVVNHFISHS from the coding sequence ATGAACGTTGCAGAGTTAAGCGTGGAGTTTGTTGAACAGAAATTGGAACAACGGAAAGTTCAAGGTGACAGGAAAGGTCCTTTGTTTGTGTTGGTTTCCGGGCCACAAGGGTCTGGTAAGTCGTATAATAGTGAGATATTGTTTCGttcgttgaagaagaagggcGTGAGAGCAGCATTGACATCCATTGACGATTTTTATCTGACCCATGAGGACCAATTGAAGTTACAGTCAGCATTCCCAGAGAATAAATTACTACATGGAAGGGGGTTACCGGGCACTCATGACTTGAAAGCATTGCAAGAGACATTGAAAGAGCTtgcaaatgatgaagacaaAGTGCATGATGGTAAAAAGATCCAGTTGCCCGTATATGACAAGTCTAGATTTAACGGAGAAGGAGACAGGATTGGCAGtattgatattgaattGCCATTGGACTGTGTGATCATCGAGGGATGGTTCCTTGGGTTCCAAGCCATTACAGAAACAGAATTggaaaggaaaaattcGTCACCTATACTGTTGAACCACCAGTTGTTACATCTGAAACAAGTGAACCGTTCGTTGAAAGAGTACGGACAATTGCTATGGAATAATGAGTCATTGGATACTGTCGGTATCAAGTTCGCAACTGACGACACCAACAATGTATATAGGTGGAGGTTACAACAAGAGCATGCTATGCTAGCATCTCAGGGCGAAGGAATGACTGATGCGCAAGTGAAGGCGTTTGTTGATAGATATATGCCTTGTTATGAACTATATTATAAAAACTTCATTGACCCGAACACCGCGTTCGGCAAAACAAATCTTACCATTGCCATCGATGCCGACAGAAATGTGGTCAATCATTTCATTTCGCACTCTTGA
- the TES1 gene encoding palmitoyl-CoA hydrolase (similar to uniprot|P41903 Saccharomyces cerevisiae YJR019C TES1 Thioesterase peroxisomal acyl-CoA thioesterase), whose translation MNKLHSLLRLQQVSLTRYRTVSKPKAPPGGRGTFGGILVSQSLLASLQTIPVDFNPSSLHCYFLIGGNPDHDIDYDVESLRSGKNFIHKQVKAYQFDKLIFISTILFYRQPDPDKLHALNRLGKLPKLPDFKKFRESTQLFENQVMGKLPNFKRVSTVFQGSDAETKKLRDRFETGTVDYRFPDNFFVNESDSDELDYYLRVRENIPASGVPGFSPNADISPENDVRFNYVAFAYLSDSYVLLSLPFFHNLPMYSHKFSVSLDHTIHFHQLPKVNDWMFAKLFNPRSHHDKHLILGHYYERKSRELVATISQEGLVAYPEKQTILALFKGESKL comes from the coding sequence ATGAACAAGCTTCACTCTTTGTTACGGTTACAGCAGGTTAGTCTGACCAGGTATAGAACTGTTAGCAAACCTAAGGCTCCTCCTGGTGGTAGAGGGACGTTTGGCGGGATATTGGTTTCACAATCGCTTTTAGCTTCTTTGCAGACAATTCCGGTAGATTTCAACCCGAGTTCGTTGCATTGTTATTTCCTTATCGGAGGTAACCCAGACCATGATATCGATTACGATGTAGAATCATTACGTTCTGGTAAGAATTTCATTCATAAACAGGTAAAGGCGTACCAGTTTGACAAACTGATATTCATTTCGACGATCTTGTTCTACAGACAACCGGACCCTGATAAGCTACATGCGTTGAATAGACTTGGCAAGTTGCCCAAGTTAccagatttcaagaaattccGTGAATCGACACAGTTGTTCGAGAACCAGGTGATGGGCAAGCTGCCCAATTTCAAACGTGTATCAACAGTATTTCAAGGCTCTGATGCCGAGACCAAGAAGCTCCGTGATCGATTCGAAACAGGTACCGTTGATTACCGGTTCCCGGACAACTTCTTTGTTAATGAGTCAGATTCAGATGAGTTGGATTATTACTTACGTGTGCGTGAGAATATACCTGCAAGTGGAGTTCCTGGTTTCTCCCCAAACGCAGATATAAGCCCGGAGAATGATGTTCGTTTTAACTATGTCGCATTTGCGTATCTTTCTGACTCGTACGTTCTATTATCATTGCCATTTTTCCATAATCTTCCAATGTATTCACACAAGTTCAGTGTGTCTTTGGATCATACTATCCATTTCCATCAACTCCCCAAGGTAAACGACTGGATGTTTGCCAAATTGTTCAATCCCAGGTCTCATCATGATAAGCATCTGATCTTAGGGCATTATTACGAGAGAAAGTCCAGGGAATTGGTTGCCACTATCTCACAGGAAGGTTTGGTTGCGTACCCAGAGAAACAGACGATATTGGCCTTATTTAAAGGTGAATCTAAATTATGA
- the ADE3 gene encoding trifunctional formate-tetrahydrofolate ligase/methenyltetrahydrofolate cyclohydrolase/methylenetetrahydrofolate dehydrogenase ADE3 (similar to uniprot|P07245 Saccharomyces cerevisiae YGR204W ADE3 Cytoplasmic trifunctional enzyme C1-tetrahydrofolate synthase involved in single carbon metabolism and required for biosynthesis of purines thymidylate methionine and histidine), which yields MAIIDGKAIANGIRDEIKDEISSLKEKYAVFRPTLTIFQVGNRPDSNTYVKMKLKAAKDAGIDVKFIHLDETVTEVELLGQIDDENSDDSVHGILVQLPLPAHLNEDKITSRVSACKDVDGFGPVNIGELNKRNGTPYFQPCTPRGIIELLKRSGVTIAGSEAVVIGRSDIVGSPVATLLTSLDATVTILHSKSKDLREFISRADIVVVAIGQPEFIRGEWFANNKRGAVVIDVGTNFVKDETRKSGYRNVGDVEFAAAEPYVKLITPVPGGVGPMTVAMLMQNTFESAKRYLDKQLNSGNDFEPLKLNLLKPVPSDFEISRAQVPKPITQIAAESGILPSELEPYGDTKAKVKLDLLNRLKNRENGKYILVTGITPTPLGEGKSTTTVGLAQALGAHLKKKVFANVRQPSMGPTFGIKGGAAGGGYSQVIPMDEFNLHVTGDIHAISMANNLLAAAIDTRMFHESTQSNAALYKRLVPAKKGVRKFTPTMLRRLKKLGINKTDPNELSAEESARFARLDIDPETITWRRVVDCNDRFLRGITVGQAPTERGHTRYTGFDISVASECMAVLALANSLEDMRERLGRIVIAASKSGEPITCEDIGCAGAMTALLKDAIKPNIMQTLEGTPVFVHAGPFANISIGANSVLADKMALKLAGVPTDLPEDVKKTQKGYVVTEAGFDFTMGGERFINIKCRSSGLVPDVVVIVATVRALKVHGGGPEVKAGAPLPSEYLNEDVELLRKGCANLAKHISNARAYNLPVVVAINKMSSDTDNEHEVIREESIKAGAVDAIVSNHWEEGGKGAVDLAEGIINTANNQSNEDFKFLYEVEGQSVEDKISAIAKEMYGAGEVEFLPEAQAKIDLYTKQGFNNLPICIAKTQYSLSHDANLKGVPTGFKFPIRDVRASIGAGYLYALAAEIQTIPGLPTHCGFMNVEVNEDGEIDGMF from the coding sequence ATGGCTATCATCGACGGTAAAGCTATTGCCAATGGCATTCGCGATGAGATTAAGGATGAAATCTCTAGTTTAAAGGAGAAATATGCAGTTTTCCGTCCCACTTTGACCATTTTCCAAGTTGGAAACAGACCTGATTCGAACACTTATGTTAAGATGAAGTTAAAGGCTGCTAAAGATGCTGGAATCGATGTTAAATTTATCCATTTGGATGAAACTGTCACCGAAGTGGAATTGCTCGGTCAGATCGACGATGAAAATAGCGATGATTCAGTGCACGGGATCTTGGTTCAGCTACCTCTTCCTGCACATTTAAACGAGGATAAAATCACGTCACGTGTCTCCGCTTGTAAAGACGTGGATGGATTCGGTCCCGTCAATATCGGTGAATTGAACAAGCGTAATGGTACTCCTTATTTCCAACCTTGTACTCCAAGAGGTATCATTgaactgttgaaaagatctgGAGTTACTATTGCTGGCTCTGAAGCAGTTGTCATTGGTAGATCCGATATCGTTGGTTCTCCAGTGGCTACTTTGCTAACCTCTTTAGATGCTACTGTGACTATTCTACACTCTAAATCTAAGGATTTGAGAGAGTTTATCAGTAGAGCAGATATTGTTGTAGTGGCCATTGGACAACCTGAATTCATCAGAGGTGAATGGTTCGCTAATAACAAGCGTGGAGCAGTGGTAATCGACGTTGGAACCAATTTCGTGAAAGATGAAACCAGGAAATCCGGTTATAGGAATGTCGGTGATGTCGAATTTGCTGCTGCGGAACCATACGTTAAGTTGATCACCCCTGTTCCAGGTGGTGTTGGTCCAATGACTGTGGCTATGTTGATGCAAAACACTTTTGAAAGTGCCAAGAGATATTTGGACAAACAGTTGAACTCTGGTAACGATTTCGAACCATTGAAGTTAAATCTTTTGAAACCAGTCCCATCTGATTTCGAAATTTCTAGAGCTCAAGTACCAAAACCAATCACACAAATTGCTGCAGAATCTGGTATTCTACCCTCAGAATTGGAACCTTACGGTGATACAAAGGCGAAGGTCAAGTTAGATCTACTAAACAGATTGAAAAACAGGGAAAACGGTAAATACATTCTTGTCACAGGTATCACACCTACTCCATTGGGTGAAGGTAAATCTACTACGACAGTTGGTTTGGCTCAAGCTCTAGGTGctcatttgaagaagaaagttttcGCTAATGTTCGTCAACCGTCTATGGGTCCAACTTTCGGTATCAAAGGTGGTGCCGCTGGTGGTGGTTACTCACAAGTAATTCCAATGGATGAATTCAACTTGCATGTCACTGGTGATATTCATGCTATTTCAATGGCTAACAATTTGTTGGCAGCAGCTATTGATACCAGAATGTTCCATGAATCTACTCAATCAAATGCAGCTTTGTATAAGAGATTGGTGCCAGCAAAGAAGGGTGTCAGAAAGTTCACTCCAACCATGTTAAGAAGACTAAAGAAGCTTGGAATCAACAAGACAGATCCAAACGAATTGTCTGCAGAGGAAAGTGCCAGATTTGCAAGATTAGATATAGACCCTGAAACTATCACCTGGCGACGTGTTGTGGACTGTAATGACAGATTCTTGAGAGGAATTACTGTCGGCCAAGCCCCAACAGAACGTGGCCACACCAGATATACCGGTTTCGATATCTCAGTTGCATCAGAATGTATGGCTGTTCTTGCCCTTGCCAACTCTTTGGAAGATATGAGAGAAAGGCTAGGTAGAATAGTCATTGCTGCTTCCAAATCCGGTGAACCAATCACTTGTGAAGATATTGGATGTGCTGGTGCCATGACAGCTCTATTAAAGGATGCTATAAAGCCAAATATTATGCAAACTTTGGAAGGTACCCCAGTGTTTGTACACGCTGGTCCATTCGCCAACATTTCCATCGGTGCTAACTCAGTCTTAGCGGATAAAATGGCATTGAAGTTGGCTGGTGTTCCAACTGACTTACCAGAAGACGTGAAGAAAACTCAAAAGGGTTATGTCGTTACCGAGGCAGGTTTCGATTTCACCATGGGTGGTGAAAGATTTATTAACATTAAGTGTAGATCCAGTGGATTGGTGCCTGATGTTGTGGTCATCGTGGCCACTGTAAGAGCTTTAAAGGTTCACGGTGGTGGTCCAGAAGTTAAGGCTGGTGCCCCATTGCCATCAGAATACTTGAATGAAGATGTAGAATTATTGAGAAAGGGTTGCGCTAATTTGGCTAAGCATATCTCTAACGCAAGAGCGTACAATTTACCAGTTGTTGTTGCCATCAACAAGATGTCCTCAGACACTGACAACGAACATGAAGTCATCAGAGAAGAATCAATTAAAGCCGGTGCTGTTGATGCTATTGTATCCAACCACTGGGAAGAAGGTGGTAAGGGTGCAGTTGACTTGGCCGAAGGTATCATCAACACGGCTAACAATCAATCTAACGAGgacttcaaattcttgtATGAAGTGGAAGGTCAATCCGTGGAAGATAAGATCTCTGCCATTGCTAAAGAAATGTACGGTGCAGGTGAAGTTGAATTTTTACCAGAAGCTCAAGCCAAGATTGATCTATACACTAAACAAGGCTTCAACAACTTACCGATCTGTATTGCCAAGACTCAATACTCATTGTCTCACGATGCAAATTTGAAGGGTGTTCCAACTGGATTCAAGTTCCCAATTAGAGACGTTAGAGCTTCTATCGGTGCTGGTTATCTATACGCTTTGGCTGCTGAAATCCAAACTATTCCAGGTCTACCAACCCATTGTGGTTTCATGAACGTTGAAGTCAACGAAGACGGTGAAATTGACGGTATGTTCTAA
- the ESS1 gene encoding peptidylprolyl isomerase ESS1 (similar to uniprot|P22696 Saccharomyces cerevisiae YJR017C ESS1 Peptidylprolyl-cis/trans-isomerase (PPIase) specific for phosphorylated serine and threonine residues N-terminal to proline) produces the protein MAGTGLPEPWVIKFSRSKKREYFFNPETKESVWEAPSGTDEDQSKKYLEENPLRVRALHLLIKHKDSRRPASHRNENITITKDEAKEELETYIKRLNGGEPFESLAKERSDCSSAKRGGDLGFFGHGEMQPSFEKAAFALKIDQVSDIVESDSGLHIIKRVA, from the coding sequence ATGGCAGGTACAGGACTTCCAGAACCCTGGGTTATCAAGTTTAGTAGATCGAAGAAACGTGAATACTTCTTCAACCCGGAGACTAAGGAATCGGTTTGGGAGGCACCGTCAGGTACAGATGAGGAccaatcaaagaaatacttAGAGGAGAACCCATTGAGGGTCAGAGCTTTGCATCTCTTGATTAAGCACAAGGATTCTAGAAGACCAGCGTCTCatagaaatgaaaatattacCATTACTAAGGATGAGGctaaagaagaattagaaaCTTATATCAAGAGATTGAATGGTGGTGAACCATTCGAATCATTGGCTAAAGAGAGAAGTGATTGTTCATCAGCGAAAAGAGGTGGTGATTTGGGGTTCTTCGGTCATGGAGAAATGCAACCTTCTTTCGAGAAGGCTGCGTTTGCTTTGAAAATCGATCAAGTCAGTGATATTGTAGAATCTGACAGTGGTCttcatatcatcaaaaGAGTTGCCTGA
- the YCH1 gene encoding phosphatase YCH1 (similar to uniprot|P42937 YGR203W Saccharomyces cerevisiae Probable protein tyrosine phosphatase of the CDC25-like phosphatase family) codes for MQSHSISSLKYLDAIDLYQWIKQGHTSLGQPFQVIDVRGSDHIGGHIKGSWNYPYRRLKSDLNYVDTLRQELLDKAEIGADGASEIINCVFHCAQSQQRGPSSAMLFLRSIPESQLNRFQIWVLKGGFNYWQSNYGLDEAVTENYKPDLW; via the coding sequence ATGCAATCGCATTCCATATCTTCATTGAAATATCTAGACGCAATAGACCTATACCAGTGGATTAAACAAGGACACACATCTCTAGGACAACCATTCCAAGTCATTGATGTTCGAGGTTCAGACCATATAGGTGGACATATCAAGGGATCCTGGAACTACCCTTACAGAAGGCTTAAATCGGATCTGAATTACGTAGATACATTGAGACAAGAATTACTTGATAAAGCTGAAATCGGAGCTGATGGTGCATCAGAAATTATTAACTGCGTTTTCCATTGCGCACAATCACAACAGAGAGGTCCTAGCTCTGCTATGCTATTTTTACGGTCGATACCAGAATCTCAGTTGAACAGGTTCCAAATATGGGTATTGAAAGGCGGGTTTAACTACTGGCAATCGAATTATGGGTTAGATGAAGCTGTTACAGAAAACTATAAACCCGATTTATGGTGA
- the PCT1 gene encoding choline-phosphate cytidylyltransferase (similar to uniprot|P13259 Saccharomyces cerevisiae YGR202C PCT1 Cholinephosphate cytidylyltransferase, also known as CTP:phosphocholine cytidylyltransferase), producing MAPLTRAPSLKERLSSTGASFTNLFKLGKKRSHDEMTVSDDERVESNDTAPDAAASIVSETTTTTSEDAETEESEGPLRKRPHSETNDFKAREKELDEELPVEYRKFRPKGFKFNLPPTDRPIRIYADGVFDLFHLGHMKQLEQCKKSFPNVTLICGVPSDKVTHKLKGLTVLTDKQRCETLTHCRWVDEVIPDAPWTVTPKFLEEHKIDYVAHDDLPYASADNDDIYRPIKAMGKFLTTQRTEGVSTSDIITKIIRDYDKYLMRNFARGATRQELNVSWLKKNELEFKKHIQDFRSYFKKNQESVNVASKDLYFEVREMLLKKTLGKKLYSKLIGPMGHESVRRSKRISGRSPVTQFAKDYTGEEVESPTSDSDPELHRGSSESPNHLFSDEDDDEEEGDRERSPTTD from the coding sequence ATGGCTCCGCTTACTCGTGCTCCTTCCTTGAAAGAACGTCTTTCTAGTACAGGTGCTTCTTTCACTAACCTGTTCAAAttgggaaagaaaaggtCCCACGATGAGATGACAGTAAGTGACGATGAACGAGTAGAAAGTAACGATACTGCACCAGATGCAGCAGCATCGATTGTATCtgaaacaacaacaacaaccaGCGAAGATGCAGAGACTGAGGAATCGGAAGGTCCTTTGCGGAAAAGACCACACtctgaaacaaatgatttcAAGGCCAGGGAAAAGGAGTTGGATGAAGAGCTACCTGTTGAGTATAGAAAGTTTAGACCTAAGGGCTTCAAGTTCAATTTACCACCAACAGATCGTCCGATTCGTATATATGCGGATGGTGTGTTTGATCTTTTCCATTTGGGTCATATGAAACAATTGGAACAGTGTAAGAAGTCGTTCCCCAACGTGACGTTGATTTGTGGTGTTCCAAGCGATAAAGTGACGCACAAGTTGAAAGGGTTGACTGTCCTTACCGATAAGCAGAGATGCGAGACGTTGACACATTGTAGATGGGTTGATGAAGTGATACCGGATGCCCCATGGACTGTGACGCCGAAATTTTTAGAAGAACACAAGATCGATTATGTGGCACATGACGATCTACCATACGCTAGTGCTGATAATGACGATATCTACAGACCAATTAAAGCAATGGGTAAGTTTTTAACTACCCAACGTACCGAAGGTGTTTCTACCAGTGATATTATCACCAAGATCATCAGAGACTATGACAAGTACTTGATGAGAAATTTCGCAAGAGGTGCCACGAGACAGGAGTTGAACGTATCttggttgaagaagaacgaattggaattcaagaaacatattcaagatttcagatcgtatttcaagaagaaccaaGAATCTGTCAACGTCGCATCAAAGGACTTGTATTTCGAAGTTAGAGAAATGCTTCTTAAAAAGACACTTGGAAAGAAGTTGTATTCAAAACTTATTGGACCCATGGGTCATGAAAGCGTTAGAAGAAGTAAAAGGATTTCGGGTAGATCCCCAGTAACTCAATTCGCGAAAGACTACACTGGTGAAGAGGTTGAATCTCCAACTAGTGATAGTGATCCTGAACTGCATAGAGGTAGTTCTGAATCGCCgaatcatttgttttcagatgaagatgacgacgaAGAGGAAGGGGACAGGGAAAGGTCACCAACTACCGATTGA
- the GEP4 gene encoding phosphatidylglycerophosphatase (similar to uniprot|P38812 Saccharomyces cerevisiae YHR100C Hypothetical ORF), whose amino-acid sequence MVVGFNLSATLNVARLFKDPKLCIPSIKYANFNEIQLPLPSHIKAIVLDKDNCFAKPHDDKVWPEYQEQWDKLKQLYPGKKLLIVSNSAGTNDDIGHIQAKTLEKSTGVPVLLHSIKKPGCHVEIMAYFKKSKVCEDPSEVAVVGDRLFTDVVMANTMGAYSVWLHEGVIKSSNPFVLLEQQVYNWLQR is encoded by the coding sequence ATGGTTGTAGGGTTCAATTTAAGCGCTACTTTGAACGTAGCCAGATTGTTCAAAGATCCTAAACTATGCATTCCCAGTATAAAGTATGCGAATTTCAATGAGATACAATTACCTTTACCGAGTCACATCAAAGCCATAGTCCTTGATAAGGACAACTGTTTCGCAAAACCACATGACGACAAAGTATGGCCTGAATATCAAGAACAATGggataaattgaaacagttgTACCCGGGGAAAAAGTTGCTAATCGTCAGTAACAGTGCAGGCACGAACGATGATATTGGACACATTCAGGCGAAGACACTGGAGAAGAGCACTGGCGTACCAGTGCTCTTGCATTCGATTAAGAAACCAGGATGCCATGTCGAAATCATGGCCTACTTCAAGAAAAGCAAGGTATGTGAAGATCCATCCGAGGTCGCAGTGGTGGGTGACAGGTTATTCACCGATGTGGTAATGGCTAACACAATGGGTGCATACTCTGTGTGGTTACATGAAGGAGTCATCAAGAGCTCTAATCCGTTTGTGTTGCTCGAGCAGCAGGTGTATAATTGGTTGCAAAGGTGA
- the HEL2 gene encoding E3 ubiquitin-protein ligase HEL2 (similar to uniprot|Q05580 Saccharomyces cerevisiae YDR266C Hypothetical ORF), translated as MSSNQGISTASAPIRRAQGPSTSNRGRKRGNGNQNHHATTSGSTGNSSSVHPDWNPVTGSSNKWAGINGNEKSMGTGNGTDDDDSSNVCLICAEKLHIIALSPCNHPTCHKCCLRQRALYEKKQCLFCRSEVEDIIFTDKIKETYEHLDKKAKLEFKNEKLGIRFTSKNVMNDAMNLLKYVSPFGDANKDFGSFKKLNEFLRQEHNKTICMICAGHKKAFPGELKVMTVKQLKIHESRGDPKDGFKGHPMCGFCSGKRFYSDDELYKHMKLSHERCHICDQLDPSQPQYFKNYEDLFEHFKSAHYVCTVPSCLDAKFVVFSDELDLRAHIIKEHPHLAGDSRRAMTLIDNTSKKFRSQITTFSNPTRIIDAQNEESNSANSRDVKRRRMEQRARHYLGNSEPDFQSFLIINDLFNKNEISAQELQSKYEDLFKQHADDIQLLIYDLSELYHSTSDKHKRLRAIYEGIMKKKENAGKFKPLVADSSSSVNVVYGKWGKKSSSGVGGSNVKFTSLPAVSEPIFSSKASYTNLRKNGSSSPSSPVIRSGLTSNSSSSTSLNYAKKNQSPPGSSTVVVNSQPNVTAIKSPNPTSFPKLQATKKKFVAPPVKQTTIPNPSTWGKPQNDNDSINLDSLDNALPASGSKKKSKQKQLLFHIGI; from the coding sequence ATGTCTTCTAACCAGGGAATTTCTACGGCGTCTGCGCCAATTCGGAGAGCGCAGGGCCCGTCTACATCAAATCGTGGAAGGAAAAGAGGAAATGGCAACCAGAATCATCATGCCACCACCAGCGGTAGCACTGGAAATAGCAGTTCGGTGCATCCAGATTGGAATCCTGTAACTGGCAGCTCAAATAAATGGGCTGGCATTAACGGCAATGAGAAATCTATGGGGACTGGCAATGGGacagatgatgatgactCAAGCAACGTGTGTCTGATATGTGCCGAAAAATTGCATATCATTGCCCTATCACCGTGCAACCATCCTACTTGTCACAAGTGTTGTTTAAGACAAAGAGCGTTGTACGAAAAGAAACAGTGTTTGTTCTGTAGAAGTGAAGTTGAGGATATCATCTTCACGGATAAGATAAAAGAAACTTATGAGCATTTGGATAAGAAGGCCAAATTGGAATTCAAGAACGAGAAATTGGGGATACGGTTTACCAGCAAAAATGTTATGAATGATGCTatgaatcttttgaaatacGTCTCACCGTTTGGAGATGCCAATAAAGATTTTGGATCGTTTAAGAAGTTGAACGAATTCTTGAGACAAGAACATAATAAGACAATATGTATGATTTGTGCTGGGCATAAAAAAGCGTTCCCCGGCGAGTTAAAAGTTATGACTGTTAAGCAATTAAAGATACACGAAAGTCGTGGCGACCCTAAGGATGGATTTAAAGGCCATCCTATGTGTGGATTTTGCTCTGGTAAAAGGTTCTACTCTGACGATGAGCTTTATAAGCACATGAAACTTTCCCATGAAAGATGTCATATCTGTGATCAACTAGACCCATCACAACCGcaatatttcaaaaactATGAGGACTTATTCGAACATTTCAAATCAGCCCATTACGTATGCACGGTACCGTCCTGCCTCGATGCCAAATTTGTCGTCTTCAGTGATGAGTTGGACTTAAGAGCAcatatcatcaaagaacaTCCTCATCTTGCAGGTGATAGCAGAAGAGCTATGACGTTGATAGATAATACCTCAAAGAAGTTCAGATCACAAATTACTACGTTCTCCAATCCAACAAGAATTATAGATGCACAGAATGAGGAATCAAATTCTGCAAACTCAAGAGATGTCAAAAGGAGGAGAATGGAACAAAGAGCAAGACATTACCTTGGGAACTCTGAACCAGACTTCCAGTCCTTCTTAATCATCAATGACCTATTTAACAAAAACGAAATTTCTGCTCAAGAGCTTCAATCCAAATATGAAGACTTGTTTAAGCAACACGCGGATGATATACAATTACTAATTTACGATTTATCGGAGTTATATCATTCAACTTCGGATAAACACAAAAGATTGCGTGCTATATACGAAGGCAttatgaagaagaaagagaatgCAGGGAAATTCAAACCTCTCGTCGCCgattcatcatcttcggTTAACGTAGTTTATGGTAAATGGGGTAAAAAGAGTTCTTCTGGTGTTGGCGGGTCGAACGTGAAGTTCACGTCTCTACCAGCTGTATCCGAACCTATATTCTCCTCCAAAGCCTCGTATACTAATTTGCGGAAAAATGGCTCTTCTTCACCGTCCTCTCCAGTTATTAGGAGCGGTTTGACTTCcaattcatcgtcatcaacttctttaAACTATgcgaagaagaatcaatcACCGCCAGGTTCTTCAACCGTTGTAGTGAATTCACAACCGAATGTGACAGCTATCAAATCACCTAATCCAACCAGCTTCCCCAAGTTACAAGCTACTAAGAAAAAATTTGTTGCACCTCCAGTGAAACAGACTACCATACCAAACCCATCCACTTGGGGTAAGCCTCAAAACGACAACGATTCTATCAACTTGGATTCGTTAGACAATGCATTACCAGCTAGTGGTAGTAAGAAAAAGagcaaacaaaaacaacTACTGTTCCATATTGGCATATAG